From Pseudomonas sp. FP2335, the proteins below share one genomic window:
- the rlmB gene encoding 23S rRNA (guanosine(2251)-2'-O)-methyltransferase RlmB, which yields MSLEKIYGVHAVEALLRHHPKRVKQVWLAEGRSEPRVQALVELANQNKVAIGQAERREMDVWVEGVHQGVVADVSPSQVWGEAMLDELLDRTEGAPLLLVLDGVTDPHNLGACLRSADAAGALAVIVPKDKSATLTPVVRKVACGAAEVIPLVAVTNLARTLEKLQQRGLWVVGTAGEAEVSIYDQDLTGPTILIMGAEGKGMRRLTREHCDYLVHLPMAGSVSSLNVSVATGVCLFEAQRQRGAKAKPKK from the coding sequence ATGAGTCTGGAAAAAATCTACGGCGTACACGCCGTGGAAGCACTGCTGCGTCACCACCCGAAGCGCGTCAAACAAGTGTGGTTGGCAGAAGGTCGCAGCGAGCCGCGCGTTCAGGCGCTGGTTGAGCTGGCGAACCAAAACAAGGTTGCCATCGGTCAAGCCGAGCGTCGTGAAATGGACGTTTGGGTCGAAGGCGTTCACCAGGGCGTGGTTGCGGACGTAAGCCCGAGCCAGGTCTGGGGCGAGGCGATGCTCGACGAGCTGCTCGACCGTACCGAGGGTGCGCCGCTGTTGCTGGTGCTGGACGGCGTGACCGACCCGCACAACCTCGGCGCCTGCCTGCGTTCGGCAGATGCTGCCGGCGCACTGGCGGTGATCGTGCCCAAAGACAAGTCGGCCACCCTGACGCCGGTTGTGCGCAAGGTTGCCTGCGGTGCAGCGGAAGTGATTCCGCTGGTGGCCGTGACCAACCTGGCGCGCACCCTGGAGAAACTCCAGCAGCGCGGCTTGTGGGTCGTGGGCACGGCAGGGGAGGCGGAGGTCAGCATTTATGACCAGGACCTCACCGGCCCGACCATCCTGATCATGGGCGCCGAAGGCAAGGGCATGCGTCGCCTGACCCGTGAGCACTGCGATTATCTGGTGCACCTGCCGATGGCCGGTAGCGTCAGCAGCTTGAACGTGTCGGTTGCCACCGGCGTGTGCTTGTTCGAAGCGCAGCGTCAGCGTGGCGCGAAGGCCAAGCCGAAGAAGTAA
- the rpsF gene encoding 30S ribosomal protein S6, which yields MRHYEIIFLVHPDQSEQVGGMVERYTKLIEEDGGKIHRLEDWGRRQLAYAINNVHKAHYVMLNVECTGKALAELEDNFRYNDAVIRNLVIRREEAVTGQSEMLKAEENRSERRERRDRPEHEGAESADSDDSDNSDNADE from the coding sequence ATGCGTCATTACGAAATCATCTTTTTGGTCCACCCGGATCAAAGCGAGCAAGTCGGCGGCATGGTTGAGCGTTACACCAAGCTGATCGAAGAAGACGGCGGCAAAATCCACCGTCTGGAAGATTGGGGCCGTCGTCAACTGGCCTACGCAATCAACAATGTTCACAAGGCTCACTACGTGATGCTGAACGTTGAGTGCACTGGCAAGGCCCTGGCCGAGCTGGAAGACAACTTCCGCTACAACGATGCAGTGATCCGTAACCTGGTCATCCGTCGCGAAGAAGCCGTTACCGGCCAATCCGAGATGCTCAAGGCTGAAGAAAACCGCAGTGAGCGCCGTGAGCGTCGCGACCGTCCTGAGCACGAAGGCGCTGAAAGCGCTGATAGTGATGACAGCGACAACAGCGACAACGCTGACGAGTAA
- the rpsR gene encoding 30S ribosomal protein S18, which yields MARFFRRRKFCRFTAEEVKEIDYKDLNTLKAYVSETGKIVPSRITGTKARYQRQLATAIKRARFLALLAYTDSHGR from the coding sequence ATGGCACGTTTCTTCCGTCGTCGTAAATTCTGCCGCTTCACCGCTGAAGAAGTGAAGGAGATCGATTACAAAGATCTCAACACTCTGAAAGCCTACGTATCCGAGACCGGCAAAATCGTTCCAAGCCGTATCACCGGTACCAAAGCTCGTTATCAGCGTCAGCTGGCCACCGCTATCAAGCGCGCCCGCTTCCTGGCCCTGCTGGCCTACACCGACAGCCACGGCCGCTGA
- the rplI gene encoding 50S ribosomal protein L9 translates to MQLILLEKVANLGNLGDKVNVKAGYGRNYLLPYGKATAATAANLAAFEERRAELEKAAADKKASAETRAAQLAELEVTITATAGDEGKLFGSIGTHDIADALTASGVEVQKSEVRLPNGTIRNVGEFDVAVHLHAEVEATVRVVVVAA, encoded by the coding sequence ATGCAACTGATCCTTCTGGAAAAAGTCGCCAACCTGGGCAACCTGGGCGACAAAGTGAACGTTAAGGCCGGCTACGGTCGTAACTACCTGCTGCCATACGGCAAAGCCACCGCTGCAACCGCTGCCAACCTGGCTGCGTTTGAAGAGCGTCGTGCTGAGCTGGAAAAAGCAGCAGCAGACAAGAAAGCTTCGGCCGAAACTCGCGCTGCCCAACTGGCTGAGCTGGAAGTGACTATCACTGCCACCGCCGGTGACGAAGGCAAGCTGTTCGGTTCGATCGGCACCCACGACATCGCTGATGCACTGACCGCCTCCGGCGTTGAAGTGCAGAAGAGCGAAGTTCGTCTGCCGAACGGCACCATCCGCAACGTAGGCGAATTCGACGTAGCCGTGCACCTGCACGCCGAAGTTGAAGCCACCGTACGCGTTGTCGTGGTAGCAGCTTAA